The Desulfonatronum lacustre DSM 10312 region GCCAGAGTGGTCCCGACTATCTGGCCTATGCCCTGCTGGACGCCGTGGTGGACAATTACTTTCTGGTCCTGGAAACCATCAGCACGGAATTGGAACGCCTGGAGGAAGCCCTGCTGTCCGCCCCCGGGCCGAGCGACCTGCATCGTTTCCACCGCCTGCGACGGGAGGCGATCCTTTTGCGCCGGATCATCTGGCCGCTCCGGGAGGCCCTCGCCGGCCTGATCCGCGACGACTCCGCCCTGATCAAGCCCGAGACCCGCGTCTTTTTACGCGACGTTCACGACCACGCCGTTCAGGCCATGGACATCGTGGAAAGCCTCCGGGACCTGGCGTCCAGCCTTTTGGAACTGCACCTCTCCCGAAACAGCCAGCGCATGAACGAGACCATCAAGGTGCTCACCCTGATCGCCACGATCTTCATCCCCCTGACCTTCATCGCCGGAGTCTACGGCATGAATTTCGAATTCATGCCCGAACTGCGCTGGCCATGGGGCTATCCCTTGATCCTGCTGTTCATGCTGGGCGTGGCCGTGACC contains the following coding sequences:
- the corA gene encoding magnesium/cobalt transporter CorA → MKSRQAKVGAAPGTMVHVGERMADKTSLRVVTYNAAEVRTWPPRDSAEGIFPSIGQGVTWINVDGLHQVDVVTTLGREFNLSALVLEDILNTDHRPKLEIHDDFLFIVVKMLVPEPARDSFRVEQLSLILGDAFLLSFQESEGDVFDAIRRRITIGKGRIRQSGPDYLAYALLDAVVDNYFLVLETISTELERLEEALLSAPGPSDLHRFHRLRREAILLRRIIWPLREALAGLIRDDSALIKPETRVFLRDVHDHAVQAMDIVESLRDLASSLLELHLSRNSQRMNETIKVLTLIATIFIPLTFIAGVYGMNFEFMPELRWPWGYPLILLFMLGVAVTMLLYFKRRHWL